A genome region from Thermococcus gorgonarius includes the following:
- a CDS encoding ABC transporter permease, with translation MRWVDLKDSMKSFWNDFRREKSGMFGLLLLILLLFTALSAPFITSPDIPHKWKTYWLENPQNAPPAWINYFSSTKKAPHVIYTYHDLHITESKDQFGNTVYSFEIPYKYQYDEPVDDIVIFKLLSNASSPMDAPHISIALKRPVQNGYSRVVPLLIDEPVSSNATIQLSTNTQVRKNVINWLKQNKVNIEPTLEFQLLATMDTMRYLFSQIQPNIQDMMNKPKPLHGTYILMVNVTSKPGISVNFNNIEIVFKGRTYGIMGTDDRGRDIWIGLIWGSRVSLAIGIAVALLSVLIGIFYGVTSAYLGGWKDEFLQRINEFVASIPTLPILILLGVYFGGHIMLWQLVLLLVAFGWVGISKVARSMALQIKEQTYIEAARALGAGTGRIVFKHMVPQLLPYAFAQIALGVPGAILSEASLSFLGLGDPSQITWGQMLNEAQRAGAAVNGYWWEVIPPGLAITLVGLTFVLIGVALDKVLNPRLRRI, from the coding sequence ATGAGATGGGTTGATCTGAAGGATAGCATGAAGAGCTTTTGGAACGATTTCAGGAGGGAGAAGTCCGGAATGTTCGGGCTACTCCTCCTCATCCTCCTCCTGTTTACTGCACTTTCTGCTCCGTTCATTACGAGTCCGGACATACCCCATAAATGGAAAACGTACTGGCTGGAGAATCCACAGAATGCGCCGCCGGCGTGGATCAACTACTTCTCCTCAACTAAAAAGGCTCCTCATGTCATCTATACCTACCACGACCTTCATATAACAGAGAGCAAGGACCAGTTCGGAAACACCGTTTACAGCTTTGAGATTCCTTACAAATACCAGTACGACGAGCCTGTGGACGATATAGTCATCTTCAAACTTTTGTCCAATGCATCATCCCCCATGGACGCCCCGCACATCTCTATAGCCCTCAAGAGACCAGTCCAAAACGGATACAGCAGGGTAGTTCCGTTGCTGATCGATGAACCTGTTTCCTCAAACGCCACCATTCAGCTGTCGACCAACACACAGGTTAGGAAGAACGTTATTAACTGGCTCAAGCAGAACAAAGTTAATATTGAGCCCACCCTGGAGTTCCAGCTCCTTGCCACAATGGACACCATGAGGTACCTATTCTCCCAGATACAGCCTAATATACAGGACATGATGAACAAACCCAAGCCCCTTCACGGCACGTACATCCTCATGGTTAACGTAACCTCAAAGCCAGGCATCTCTGTGAACTTCAACAACATTGAGATAGTGTTCAAGGGTAGGACTTACGGCATCATGGGAACAGATGACCGCGGCAGGGACATCTGGATCGGGCTTATATGGGGGAGCAGGGTCTCATTGGCCATAGGTATTGCGGTTGCACTGCTCAGCGTTCTCATAGGAATCTTCTATGGAGTTACTAGTGCGTACCTCGGAGGCTGGAAGGACGAGTTCCTGCAGAGGATTAACGAGTTCGTCGCATCAATCCCAACACTGCCGATCCTTATCCTCCTTGGTGTTTACTTCGGCGGGCACATCATGCTCTGGCAGCTTGTGCTACTGTTGGTAGCCTTCGGATGGGTTGGCATCTCAAAAGTTGCAAGGAGTATGGCACTCCAGATTAAGGAGCAGACGTACATTGAAGCCGCGAGGGCACTTGGTGCCGGAACCGGCAGAATAGTGTTCAAGCATATGGTACCCCAGCTCCTGCCTTATGCCTTTGCCCAGATTGCTCTGGGTGTTCCGGGGGCCATCCTGTCAGAAGCTTCACTCAGCTTCCTGGGCCTCGGTGATCCCAGTCAGATCACGTGGGGCCAGATGCTCAATGAAGCGCAACGTGCTGGAGCCGCAGTCAACGGATACTGGTGGGAGGTCATTCCGCCCGGACTGGCGATTACTCTCGTTGGTCTAACGTTCGTCCTTATCGGTGTGGCGCTTGACAAGGTACTCAACCCGAGGCTTAGGAGGATTTGA
- a CDS encoding ABC transporter permease, producing the protein MGFGRYLAYRLFNAALILFFVVLLTSILFVKLADVTLQSQIQETVQAEWNAYAQHHPGSNVNQSEFIKKRMEYWINYYGLNKPYRTRVWQTTIKTLKFDFGQTRQTIFGTRDASEIIKIALPRTILLFTTAQIIVILIGILLGVKSAQKPGSTVDRTISVLAMITASLPMWWFGMVMILIFAFKLSWFPVNSFPDPTLTGLAHIKDVMWRMVLPVITIVTVLFGGWAWTTRNIMIGTMQEDFIMAARAKGVPERKVIYGHALRAAAPPIVTMTIFGLLGSLGGAIITEAVFNWPGMGRLYWIALQQNETTLIVGLTYIFTLLYLTAMILADLAYAFLDPRVKVGASASM; encoded by the coding sequence ATGGGATTTGGAAGGTACCTCGCGTACAGACTGTTCAATGCGGCGTTAATTTTGTTTTTTGTCGTGTTGCTAACGTCCATACTCTTTGTCAAATTGGCAGACGTTACACTGCAGTCTCAGATCCAAGAAACCGTTCAAGCTGAATGGAATGCGTACGCCCAGCACCACCCCGGTTCAAATGTTAATCAGAGCGAGTTTATAAAAAAGAGGATGGAGTACTGGATCAACTACTATGGCCTCAACAAACCCTACAGAACTAGGGTCTGGCAAACCACAATTAAAACGTTAAAGTTTGACTTTGGCCAGACCAGACAGACGATTTTTGGTACCAGGGATGCCAGTGAAATCATCAAGATAGCCCTTCCGAGAACAATCCTCCTATTCACCACAGCACAGATAATCGTTATCCTAATAGGTATCCTCCTGGGTGTTAAGAGCGCTCAGAAACCGGGAAGCACTGTGGACAGGACGATCTCTGTCTTGGCAATGATCACCGCAAGCCTTCCGATGTGGTGGTTTGGAATGGTCATGATCCTCATCTTTGCCTTCAAGTTAAGCTGGTTCCCCGTTAACTCCTTCCCAGACCCCACCCTCACGGGATTGGCGCACATTAAGGACGTCATGTGGAGGATGGTGTTGCCCGTTATTACCATAGTTACCGTTCTCTTTGGAGGATGGGCTTGGACAACCAGGAACATCATGATAGGAACAATGCAGGAAGACTTCATCATGGCAGCAAGGGCCAAGGGCGTCCCAGAGAGGAAGGTTATTTACGGGCACGCACTCCGTGCCGCAGCGCCACCCATAGTCACGATGACCATCTTCGGCCTCCTCGGTTCCCTCGGCGGAGCCATCATCACCGAGGCCGTTTTCAACTGGCCGGGAATGGGTAGGTTGTACTGGATTGCCCTCCAGCAGAACGAGACTACACTCATAGTTGGCCTCACCTATATATTCACCCTGCTGTACCTGACGGCAATGATACTGGCCGACCTCGCATACGCTTTCCTCGACCCGCGTGTTAAGGTCGGTGCATCAGCCAGCATGTGA